The following are encoded in a window of Thalassotalea insulae genomic DNA:
- a CDS encoding 1-aminocyclopropane-1-carboxylate deaminase/D-cysteine desulfhydrase — MTSHSPIQRIAHPLFEQYQLTVDIKRDDLLHPVISGNKWRKLKYNIKHLQQHNYQGIVSFGGGYSNHIHALAYAGHYYGFATVGVIRGEAHYANNYSLQCAQKWGMELKFIDRKSYRQKTEASFLEQLQQQYRNYFIVPEGGSNQLALPGVAEVCQELNQQTNYDTLITPVGSAGTLAGLITGDNNQHQLLGIAVLKQGEYLVDDVKQLIPNTGTDNNWQILTQYHCGGYAKFSQQDLAELKAFSHITGVPFEPIYSGKMILALLDLIKNNTFAPGHHIVLLHTGGLQGLAGLAEQNKLKADEWPLPPGLQVL, encoded by the coding sequence ATGACTTCTCACTCGCCAATACAAAGAATTGCTCACCCGTTATTCGAGCAATATCAGTTAACAGTCGATATTAAACGCGATGATTTATTACATCCGGTAATTTCAGGCAATAAATGGCGCAAACTCAAATACAATATTAAACATCTGCAACAGCATAACTATCAGGGAATAGTGAGTTTTGGCGGTGGTTATTCTAACCATATTCATGCGCTCGCCTATGCCGGACACTACTATGGCTTTGCCACAGTCGGCGTGATCAGAGGGGAAGCTCATTATGCTAATAATTACAGCCTACAATGTGCGCAAAAATGGGGCATGGAACTAAAATTTATCGACCGTAAAAGTTACCGGCAAAAAACAGAAGCAAGTTTTCTCGAGCAACTACAACAGCAATACCGCAATTATTTTATTGTGCCAGAAGGTGGCAGTAATCAACTGGCGTTACCTGGGGTAGCTGAGGTTTGTCAGGAGCTTAATCAACAAACAAACTATGACACCCTGATCACTCCTGTTGGCAGTGCCGGTACGTTAGCCGGATTAATAACAGGAGATAATAACCAACACCAACTGTTAGGCATTGCGGTACTTAAACAGGGAGAATATCTAGTCGATGATGTAAAACAATTAATTCCAAACACTGGCACTGATAATAATTGGCAGATATTAACGCAATACCATTGCGGTGGCTATGCCAAGTTCTCCCAACAAGATTTAGCGGAACTCAAGGCTTTTAGCCATATCACTGGTGTGCCTTTTGAACCTATCTATTCTGGCAAAATGATTTTAGCCTTGCTCGATTTAATTAAGAACAACACCTTTGCACCCGGGCATCATATCGTACTACTCCATACTGGCGGGTTACAGGGGCTCGCGGGACTCGCAGAACAAAACAAGCTTAAAGCAGATGAATGGCCTTTGCCACCTGGGCTACAGGTTCTGTAA
- a CDS encoding EAL domain-containing protein, with amino-acid sequence MASSAAQIEKHLFILVCKTLLIIACASLISWLLPFLVINTQSLFYAFLILVVWSFAALSVWLFARHFKACANHTLREISYLEFWAEQSTVSGQYQKLTLTNNLLNQTVDKLLQQLEQASYADSQFDARLRANLLLDKQTGIGNREFFNNRLEALLKEEDVQGAVYFIQFNGFDVIHSLYGEKQVNILLDIAVNTVKQRLLGVCNYYLARRSEYELAVIIPGIFIIESEKLADKLLTSLSTLSLPIGVNHDEFIHIGVSYFSHAENSYQVKSEADMALRSAQLHGPSQWFMYDPGEVENVRAKGSLQWRTFLTKAISNNAFVVFFQPVIAKDGVRILHHEVLSKVRDVDGSLISARVFLPMAKQCGLVKTIDLLVLEQVCRILLYDKEQQDHCSLNFSIESLLAQDFKEQLVSILQPHQALASRLIVEISEYHIANHLQELKPVFESLHQLGVKLLVDKVGQYVENAHYLKFFPIDFMKLHRSIVMNIHRKPENQIFVQSLQTICATNQVEVYALGVENNEEWQMLLKLGVSGGQGHFFTEPVAQVAKAIHLL; translated from the coding sequence GTAAAACACTATTGATAATAGCTTGTGCCAGTTTGATTTCCTGGCTGTTGCCATTTCTTGTTATCAATACACAGTCCCTATTTTATGCCTTTTTGATATTAGTTGTTTGGTCGTTCGCTGCACTTTCAGTGTGGCTGTTTGCTCGACATTTTAAAGCTTGCGCTAATCATACTTTGCGGGAAATCTCGTATTTGGAATTCTGGGCGGAGCAATCGACAGTTAGTGGCCAATATCAAAAGCTAACGCTGACAAACAACCTGCTAAATCAAACAGTTGATAAATTATTACAGCAGCTAGAGCAGGCGAGCTACGCTGATAGTCAATTTGATGCCCGTTTAAGAGCTAATTTACTGCTAGATAAGCAAACAGGGATTGGTAACCGTGAGTTTTTTAATAATCGCTTAGAAGCCTTACTTAAAGAAGAAGATGTCCAAGGAGCTGTGTATTTTATCCAGTTTAACGGCTTTGATGTGATCCATAGCTTGTATGGTGAAAAACAGGTTAATATTTTATTAGATATTGCCGTCAATACTGTGAAACAACGTTTATTAGGCGTCTGTAATTATTACCTTGCTAGACGTAGTGAATATGAGCTGGCAGTTATTATTCCCGGTATTTTTATCATAGAGTCAGAAAAACTGGCAGATAAGCTATTAACTAGTCTGTCGACATTATCATTGCCGATAGGGGTGAACCATGATGAGTTTATTCATATTGGTGTGAGTTATTTTTCCCATGCAGAAAACTCCTATCAAGTTAAATCTGAAGCGGATATGGCGCTACGCAGCGCCCAACTTCATGGTCCGTCACAGTGGTTTATGTATGATCCGGGAGAGGTAGAAAATGTTCGGGCAAAAGGCTCATTGCAATGGCGAACCTTTTTAACTAAAGCGATTAGTAATAATGCATTTGTGGTTTTTTTTCAGCCGGTTATCGCTAAAGATGGTGTCCGGATACTGCATCATGAGGTGCTGTCAAAAGTCAGGGATGTTGATGGCAGTTTGATCAGTGCTCGGGTATTTTTACCTATGGCAAAGCAATGTGGCTTAGTCAAAACCATCGACTTGCTAGTGTTAGAACAAGTGTGTCGGATCTTGTTATATGATAAAGAGCAGCAAGACCATTGCAGTCTCAATTTCTCGATTGAATCGTTATTGGCGCAAGATTTTAAAGAGCAATTGGTCAGTATACTTCAGCCACATCAAGCACTGGCGTCAAGATTAATTGTTGAGATCAGTGAATATCATATTGCTAATCATTTACAAGAACTTAAGCCGGTGTTTGAATCTTTGCATCAGTTAGGGGTTAAACTATTAGTCGATAAAGTTGGTCAATATGTTGAAAATGCTCATTATTTAAAATTTTTTCCGATTGATTTTATGAAACTACACCGCAGCATTGTAATGAATATTCACCGTAAGCCGGAAAATCAAATTTTTGTCCAGAGTTTGCAAACCATCTGTGCGACAAACCAGGTTGAAGTCTATGCATTAGGAGTAGAAAACAATGAAGAGTGGCAGATGCTCCTGAAGTTAGGAGTCAGTGGCGGGCAAGGACATTTCTTTACAGAACCTGTAGCCCAGGTGGCAAAGGCCATTCATCTGCTTTAA